In Chitinophagaceae bacterium, the genomic window TAGCGTACATAAACAAATCAAAATATACAGAGTAATGCAAGAGCGTATCTTTTGATGAAATGGCAGCAATATATCCTACAAAATTTGCTTCCATTTCTTTAGCATAACCCAATTGATGCGCAACTTCATGGCAGGCTGTGTAGGGCAAAATAAAGTCGGGCAAATGCGTATTCATTTGGGCTTCGCCGGTAAATGGGTTATAATAGCCGGAAATGCCTGTGTAGCTTTGTAAATTTCCCCAAATACCCGGCTTTATTGATACTGGCTCATATTTTAAAAAAGGAAATTGCACTGTAGCCGATTGATAGGCTTCATATACCTGCTTAAACAATTGTTGGGTTGAAGGAAATTTTTTTTGCCGTAAAACTGCCTGTTTCGACTGGTTTATTTTATCGAGCAGGAGACAATTTAAATTGCGGAGTTCTTCGGTAGAGTACGCTTCTTTTTCCGGAAGGCCAAGCTGCCATTTAATACCCTGGCGGTTATAATTTAATCCCCAAAAAACATTAAATACGATGTAAATGAACATTAAATTCAAAAAAAAACTGCCTGTATTTTGTAAAAAATTAGGCATTTTTTTACTACGGATCACAAAAACAATACACTTTATAAGTTGGGCAACAAGCCATCCAAATAATAGCAGGTACAAAATATCACCAATGCAAAAGGGAATTTTTCCAAATAGCATCCTTTGAAAACCGGAAAAACCTGGAAAAAACCTTGAAGAATATCCCCATTCCACATGGCTGGCATTTTGGCTATAAGCCCTAATGGCAATGCAAAGAGCCAGTAAAACGCTCCCCAAAAGCCATTTGCTATTAATTTTCATTGCATTAAAACTATACAAAAGGAGCAAAAGATAAAAAAAATGCCCAATTTAGCTACTTTT contains:
- a CDS encoding DUF3810 domain-containing protein, whose product is MKINSKWLLGSVLLALCIAIRAYSQNASHVEWGYSSRFFPGFSGFQRMLFGKIPFCIGDILYLLLFGWLVAQLIKCIVFVIRSKKMPNFLQNTGSFFLNLMFIYIVFNVFWGLNYNRQGIKWQLGLPEKEAYSTEELRNLNCLLLDKINQSKQAVLRQKKFPSTQQLFKQVYEAYQSATVQFPFLKYEPVSIKPGIWGNLQSYTGISGYYNPFTGEAQMNTHLPDFILPYTACHEVAHQLGYAKEMEANFVGYIAAISSKDTLLHYSVYFDLFMYANNSLYFSDSAFAKICRKDLLPQVKEDYLKWHNFKRAHQSYMNAFVNLVYGNFLKQNQQPLGMQSYNAVTGFLIDWYKKYGKI